The Bacillus oleivorans genomic sequence ACATGAGATTTCCCCCTTTCGCTAATTAAAGAACACTTCTCTTTGCTTTTCCGAAGATTCATAGATTCCATTCAGCATTTTTAATACTTCGAAGCCATCTTCACCAGTTATCAAAGGCTTCGCTTTCCATTTAATACATTCAACAAAATGATTGATCTCATCTTTAAAGATCTGATTTTCCTGGAAGATAGGAGTAATCTTGCCTAATACTCCATTTTCCTCTTTGTATATGGCAAGCGGAGATAACGAAGCGCCGCCCTTGTCGCCATACATATCAATTGTAATCGATTCATTTTGTTCGCCATTAAGTGCCCAGGAAATCTCCAGTGATAAAACAGTTCCATTTGTAAAGCGAATCCAAGCTGCTCCAAAATCCTCTACATCAAATACCCAATTGGCATTTAAACTCTTATTCTTTGATTCCCAGCTTGATACATACTTAGTTTGATAGTCACCAAGTCCTAATAATGTTTTACCGGTAATCGCTTGCACCTTTGGCTGTCCCATCAGCCACCAGGCTAAATCAAGAACATGAACCCCAATATCCATCATCGCTCCCCCGCCAGAAAGGGCTTTATTTGTAAACCAGCCCTTTGGCGTCCCGCGGCTTCTAAATAATTTTGCTTTTACATAATAGACATTTCCAAACGTATTTTGCTCTGCATATTCCTTTAAAATTTGGACATCTCTG encodes the following:
- a CDS encoding Gfo/Idh/MocA family protein, translated to MEHVKVALIGVGAIAESTHLVNLKEHPDVTIEAVVDVNLERAKELAAAHGISHYFSTIDELIAAVQVDAVIISTPNQTHMPIAKRAAKQGIHVLAEKPIGTDLDEVEEFLELARKNNVLTMVGMPHRFRRDVQILKEYAEQNTFGNVYYVKAKLFRSRGTPKGWFTNKALSGGGAMMDIGVHVLDLAWWLMGQPKVQAITGKTLLGLGDYQTKYVSSWESKNKSLNANWVFDVEDFGAAWIRFTNGTVLSLEISWALNGEQNESITIDMYGDKGGASLSPLAIYKEENGVLGKITPIFQENQIFKDEINHFVECIKWKAKPLITGEDGFEVLKMLNGIYESSEKQREVFFN